In Helicobacteraceae bacterium, the following proteins share a genomic window:
- a CDS encoding cache domain-containing protein, whose product MIVSALCVVGAGVIVALTRYQVIADEKALAAKAIQVAGDEIAQWIDSYGMFVSTLAAAPAVRGGNREEAKAFIQSIGASMNPDIQSLIFIDKNGNGAYHTGREGDLSDRDYFKTVVVERKTKTLVTNPFLARSTGDVIVAFVSAVTDKNGEVSGAIFASVASKALNNAVEKLKISESSEGWLIDSSGLIFAHPNPETILKMTIANSKEFGYEGLDKNAKYILSNELRGGGGGGAIVFSHPHRGGRAVLLAPRQNTPKRF is encoded by the coding sequence TTGATCGTTTCGGCGCTGTGCGTGGTAGGCGCGGGCGTTATAGTCGCTCTAACGCGCTATCAGGTTATCGCGGACGAGAAGGCGCTCGCCGCTAAGGCGATTCAAGTCGCTGGCGACGAGATCGCGCAATGGATCGACTCTTACGGAATGTTCGTGTCTACGCTCGCCGCCGCGCCCGCGGTTCGCGGCGGAAATAGGGAGGAAGCGAAGGCTTTTATACAATCTATTGGCGCGAGCATGAACCCCGATATTCAAAGCCTGATTTTTATCGATAAAAACGGTAACGGCGCGTATCATACGGGCAGAGAGGGCGATCTATCCGATCGCGATTACTTCAAAACCGTCGTCGTAGAGCGCAAAACCAAAACGCTGGTTACAAATCCGTTTTTGGCGCGAAGCACGGGCGACGTGATTGTGGCGTTTGTCTCCGCCGTTACGGACAAAAACGGCGAAGTAAGCGGCGCGATCTTTGCCAGCGTCGCTTCCAAAGCCTTAAATAACGCGGTTGAAAAACTAAAAATCTCGGAAAGTAGCGAAGGGTGGTTAATAGACTCTTCGGGGCTGATATTCGCGCACCCAAATCCTGAAACTATTCTTAAAATGACAATCGCTAATAGCAAAGAGTTCGGATACGAAGGTTTGGACAAAAACGCTAAATATATTCTCTCGAACGAATTGCGGGGGGGGGGGGGGGGGGGGGCGATAGTCTTTTCCCATCCCCACCGGGGTGGTCGCGCGGTGCTTTTAGCCCCGAGACAAAACACCCCCAAAAGGTTTTT